The Heyndrickxia acidicola sequence AAATTTTTGAAGAGGAAATGAGAACCTGGCATAGAGAAACCAGTGATATGAGCAAAAGCTTTCTTCAGTTTGATCTCGACCAGGGGACTCAGACCGATTTGCTGGGAGAAGGAGTACGAGAGGGGGAAGCGGGAGACCAGGCGCTTGCCATCGTTCAGGGTTCTATGCAAAAAACCGCCAAAAATGATTATTCTAAAATGGAGGCGCAAAAGCAAAAGAAGGACGATACCGGAACGGACAGAACAGAATATGGAAAAGAAAATAAATATGCTGTTTCTATTCAATTAAAGCCTGCTTCTCCACTTGCAGATGAGATCAAGAAATATTCACTTTACCGCTCTGAAATTGAGGCCCTTCAGAGAAAGCTGACAAAGCTTATTGAGAAAACACTTGAACACAAGAGAAATGCACCACGGACAAATATTCAATTTGGAAGACTGAATAAAAGGTTAATACCTTTTTTTACTGAGGAAAATCCAAGATTGTTTCATAAAAAACAGGAGCCTTCAAAAGAAATCAACGCGGTTTTTTCATTACTGGTTGATTGTTCTGCTTCTATGTACGATAAAATGGATGAAACGAAACGAGGAATTACGTTATTCCATGAATCGCTTAAATCCGTCAAGGTAGCTCACGAAGTGGTAGGGTTTTGGGAGGATACCAGTGAGGCGACCAAAGTAAGGCAGCCAAATTATTTTAAAACGGTCATCGACTTTCATTCTTCATTAAAAAAACAGACAGGTCCTGAAATTTTGCAGCTTGAACCGGAAGAGGACAATCGAGATGGGTTTGCCATTAGGCACATGGCTGAACGATTAAAAGCGCGGCAGGAGACGCAGAAATTTTTGCTCGTTTTTTCGGATGGTGAGCCTGCGGCTTTTGGTTACAACCAAAATGGAATCGTGGATACCCATGAGGCTGTACTTGAAGCAAGGAAAAATGGAATTGAAGTCATCAATATTTTTCTTTCAAATAGCCATATCGAGGAAAGCCAAAGGAATACCTTAAAGAATATATATGGTCATTTCAGCATGCTGGTACCTGAAATTGAAGAACTTCCGGAGATATTGTTTCCTTTATTAAAAAGGCTTCTTTATAGAAGTATTTAAATCGTTGCCTACAGCCGATAGGATAACCGATTGTAACGTATGCCATTTAAACCAGTTTGTTTTGTATATTTAGAAAATAGGTTTAAAATATGATTAATAGGATATGGAAAAGGAGAGTGTAACACTCTCCTTTTCCAATAAAATTGTGAACTAATACATATGAAAAAGGTAATAATGCGGGATAATCTAATTTACTTTGAACATTTTTTATTAGTGTATGTCTTCTGTTTTTCTTGCCTGTTGAATTCTTGCACAATCAATATGAGTTAAATCAACCTGATTTTTGACAGAGACCACCATTCTAATAAAATTTGCATTATGGCACTTGAAAAGGTGTTCTTTCTCCCATAACGATAAGGCAATCGTTATCACCAGAGCTTGGTGTTGACTTGATGCTTTGCACTCGTAATAAAGTTATTTTCAGGTCAGCCTATATGCATAAAATGAGAGCTAGAGTAAGGAGAAAGGGGATGAGATTGTGGCTGATAGAGTAGTTGACCAGTTAAAAAGGCCATTGCAGGATTTAAGAATTTCTGTTACCGATCGATGTAATTTCCGTTGTGCGTATTGTATGCCAGCAGAAATTTTTGGACCTGATTTTCAATTTCTTCCTAAGGACAAGGTCCTTTCTTTTGAAGAGATTGAGATGGTAGCCAGTGTATTTGCGGACTTGGGTGTCAGAAAGCTGCGTTTAACAGGAGGAGAACCACTTTTAAGGAGAGATTTACCTGTTTTAATAGGCAGATTAACCGCGATAGATGGAATAGAGGATATTGGGCTTACGACAAATGGAGTGCTGTTAACAAAACAGGCGCCTTTATTATATGAAGCGGGGCTAAGGCGATTAAATATTAGTCTGGATGCTTTAAATGATGAAGTCTTTAAAAAATTGAATGGAAAAGGAATCAGTTCGAAAACGGTGCTAAAGGGAATTGACACTGCTCTTGAAACGGGATTTGAAATAAAGGTAAATATGGTTGTCCAAAAGGGTGTAAATGAACAGGAAATCCTGCCCATGGCAGAGTATTTTAAAGAGCTTGGGGTTCCGCTGCGATTTATAGAATTTATGGATGTAGGAAATTCGAATGGATGGAATTGGGAAAGGGTGCTGACCAAGAAACAAATGTTTGGCATGTTAACCGAACATTTTGATTTGGAGCCTATAGATGCTGCTTATTATGGGGAGGTAGCAAAACGATATCGCTATAAAGGAAGCAATGCAGAAATCGGATTTATAACGTCTGTATCAGAATCCTTCTGTTCCAGCTGCACAAGAGCCAGGATTTCTGCCGATGGGAAATTCTATACCTGCTTATTCGCAAGCCAGGGATTTGATGTGAAATCCCTTTTGCGTGCAAATCTAACCTATGATGAATGTAAACAGGCACTAAAGCAGGTTTGGGAAAACAGAAATGACCGTTATTCAGATGAAAGAGCCGTAAAGGGGTCTCCAAGACGCAATAAAATTGAAATGTCTTATATTGGAGGCTGACTTCAATCAGCAATGTTTGGAATCCAAAAAGGAAAGCGAGTAAAAAAGAGATGGGGTTATGAAAATGGTAGAACGCCGTCAGCCGATATGGGTGAAGGATGCAGTTGATAAAGTAATGCAGTGGAAGAAAAGAGGGGAGGTTGAATGGATTTCAATTGATGACTGTGAAGGCTTGTTTTTGGCTGAGCCGCTAAACGCAGATCATGATGTACCTCCATTTAACCGTTCTCCTTATGATGGCTTTGCCATTCGATCTGAGGATACTCAAACAGCATCCAGAGAGCAGCCTTTGAAATTGAGCGTGATTGATGAAATAGGAGCCGGCCAGGTGAGCCGCAAGATTGTGGGCGAAAACCAGGCTGTCCGCATTATGACAGGAGCAGCTTTGCCAGCTGGAACGGATGCTGTTATCATGCTTGAATTGGTAAAGGAAGAAAGATTAGAGAATCACAATTTTATTTGGATTAAAAGAAGAGTGGATAAAGATGAAAATGTATCTTTTCAGGGGGAAGATGCTCAAAAAGGGGAGGTCCTTTTAAAAAAAGGTACGTACATAAACCCTGGAGTTAAAGCCCTTCTTGCCACCTTTGGCTATCATCGTGTACCCGTCTCTAAAAAGCCTGTTATTGGCATTATCGCGACAGGGAGCGAGCTTTTGAAAATAGATGAACCTCTGCTTCCCGGAAAAATACGGAACAGTAATGGTTATATGATTGAAGCGCAGATCAAGCGTGCCGGAGGAAGCGTAATAAAATACCAAAACTGTGCAGATGATCTGGAATCTCTACATACAGCCGTACAAAAAGCAATGGACGAATGTGATGCTGTAATTACAACAGGAGGGGTATCAGTAGGTGATTTTGATTATCTTCCTGAGGTCTATAGACGGTTAAAGGCAGATATCCTTTTCAACAAGATAGCGATGAGACCGGGCAGCGTGACCTCAGTTGCTGTATCAAATGAAAAGCTGCTTTTTGGTCTTTCTGGAAATCCCTCTGCCTGTTATGTCGGATTTGAGCTGTACGTTCGGCCTGTAATTCGGTACTGGCTTCATAGCTCAAGGCCGTTTTTAAGGGCCGGACAAGCATTTCTAAAAAGTGATTTTCCGAAATCTAACCCTTTTAACCGCTTTGTCCGCAGTAAAACAACCTTTGAAGGAGGTACAATACACGTACATCCAGTTGGGTTGGACAAATCGAGTGTTGTTACTTCGCTTTCTCTTGCGGACTGTTTAATGGTACTCCCTGGGGGAACACGGGGTTACAGAAAAGGGGATTTAGTGGATGTCCTCTTTTTAGATGACCAGACAGGAAGTGAGGAACCGTGGAAGGAAAAACCAAGATCCTCCAGATTGTAGGCTACCAAAATAGCGGAAAAACTACCTTAATTCAAAAAATCCTTCAAATGGGCAGCCGGATCGGCTTTCAAATGGGCACTATCAAACACCATGGACATGGAGGAGCTCCTGATACCGCAGTTTCAAAAAAAGATACACAAAGGCATCAGGAGGCAGGAGCTATGCTAACAGCAGTCGAAGGAAATGGAGATCTTATGCTTTCATGGGGAAAAGATAACTGGACAATAGATAAAATTCTGGATGTTTATGCCCAATTTAATCTTGATATTATTTTAATTGAAGGGTATAAAAATGCAGCGCTTCCTAAAGTGGTACTGATTCGGGAGCATGAGGATGAGGTGCTTCTGTCGGCATTGAACAATATAAAGGCTGTTATTTCATGGTATCCGCTTATATCTAAAGGGGCATATCCTATTTTCTTCATAAAAGAAGAGGAAAAGATTTTGAACTGGTTTTATGAGGATATGCTGGAAAGTTTATAATACAAATGATAATGAAAAGGCTAGAGGAAATTTTTCCTCTAGCCTTTTGCGTATTAGTGCTGCAATTTGCTTTCGACCTGATGGCAGATTTCCTCTGCAGAAAGACCGCTTGCATCAATGACTGAGCCTTCGGTAGTAATTGTTTGAATACCCATGACATTCTCGTCTCCGCCTGTCACGACACAGCAATCACAGCCTTTTGCATCATTTTCATTTTTTAATTCTTTAATTTCGTATCCTTTTTCACGAAGTACTTCCTGGACATTTGTTAAAGATTGTTCTACACCAATTTTTGCCATTCTTTAACACCTCCTCTTCATTATCATGCCTTAATCGCTTAATAATATGCCCTTATCTTCCGTGTTTTTGTCTGGATGCATCCGCTTCAATGGTACCCGTTTCTTTTGTTGTTGTACCTTGTCCTTTTACTTTAGAAGCACTTAAACCAGTTTTGGATGGATCTTTTTTTACTTTTGCCATTTAGGGGCCTCCTTTTACTTGACTATTTAAAAGAAAGTGTTGCACTGGAGAAACTTAAAAAGCTAATCTTATCTTTTTGTTTTTACCTTGAAAGTATGTATCTTTGAGTAAATTGCTTTTATCTTTAGTTTGTATAAGCCATTTAAGCACAAATGAATACTAGGGAATCTTATGTTATATTTAACATATGGAAATTGGAAAGGATGTTTTACGTATGGCAAAAAGTGTAGTAATTGCTGAAAAACCTTCAGTAGCACGTGATATAGCGCGTGTACTGAATTGCAATAAAAATGGAAATGGATATTTTGAAGGAGATAAGTATATTGTAACATGGGCGCTTGGGCACTTAGTCACATTAGCGGACCCTGAAAGTTACGATATCAAATATAAAACGTGGAAATTAGAAGATCTGCCTATGATGCCGGAGCATTTGAAATTAACCGTAATCAAGCAGACAGGAAAACAATTCAATACGGTTAAAAGCCAGTTGTCAAGAAAGGACGTACATGAAATTATTGTGGCTACTGATGCCGGGAGAGAGGGAGAATTAGTCGCACGCTGGATTATAGATAAAGCGAAAGTCCAAAAGCCGATGAAAAGGCTGTGGATTTCTTCTGTTACAGATAAAGCGATTAAAGAAGGCTTCTCACAATTAAAAAACGGAAAAGCTTATGAAAACTTGTATGCCTCCGCTGTAGCTCGTTCAGAAGCGGATTGGTATATCGGTCTTAATGCAACGCGCGCCCTCACAACTCGATTTAATGCACAGCTTAACTGTGGACGTGTACAGACACCTACCGTTGCAATTATTGCTTCGAGAGAAGACGAAATTAAGCATTTCAAACCGCAAACCTATTATGGAATTGAGGCTAAAACAACAAATAACCTAACCTTGGCCTGGATTGATTCTAACGGCAATAGACGAAGTTTTAATAAAGACAAGATCGAAGCTATCATAAAGAAATTGGGAACACAAAATGCAGCCGTTGAAGAAATTGAGAAAAAAACAAAGAAAACCGTTTCTCCGGGTCTTTATGATTTAACAGAGCTTCAACGTGATGCCAATAACATTTTTGGCTATTCTGCGAAAGAAACGTTGAACATCATGCAAAAGCTTTACGAACAGCATAAAGTTTTAACGTATCCGCGTACCGATTCAAGGTTCATTTCCTCAGATATCGTTGGTACGTTACAAGAGCGCTTAAAAGCGTGCGGAGCGGGTGAATATCGATCTTTGGTAAATAAGATTTTGAAAAAGCCTCTTAAAATCACAAAAGGGTTCGTTGATGATACAAAAGTTTCTGACCATCACGCTATCATTCCAACAGAAAGCTATGTGAATGTATCTGCATTTACTGATAGGGAAAGGAAAATATATGATTTGGTGGTAAAACGGTTCCTATCCGTATTATTCCCTGCATTCGAATATGATCAATTGACCCTTCATGCGAAAATTGGGGAGGAAACCTTTGTTGCCAGAGGAAAAAATATTTTGTCTATGGGCTGGAAGGAAGTTTATGAAAATCGATTTGACGATGACGATACAGCAGATGATCTAAAAGAACAAATTCTGCCCCGAATTGAAAAAGGAGATAGCTTACAGGTAAAGCTCATTGCGCAAACAACCGGTCAAACAAATCCTCCTGCTCGATTTAATGAAGCCACATTGCTTTCTGCAATGGAAAATCCAACGAAGTATATGAATACACAAAATAAACAGCTTGCAGATACATTAAAATCTACAGGGGGGCTGGGCACTGTAGCAACGCGTGCAGACATCATTGATAAGCTGTTTAATTCTTTTTTGATCGAAAAACGAGGAAAAGACATTCATATTACGTCAAAAGGCAGACAATTGCTTGATTTAGTACCAGAAGAGTTGAAATCCCCTATGCTCACAGCCGAATGGGAACAGAAGCTTGAATTGATAGCAAAAGGGAAGCTTAAAAAAGAAGTATTTATCAATGAAATAAAGCAGTATACAATAGAAATTGTTTCCGAAATAAAATCAAGCGATAAAAAGTATAAGCATGATAACCTGTCAACAAAGTGTTGTCCTGAATGCGGAAAACCAATGCTTGAGGTAAACGGAAAAAAAGGCAAGATGCTTGTTTGTCAAGATCGTGAATGCGGTTATCGAAAAAATGTGGCCCGCCTTACCAATGCCCGCTGTCCTCAATGCATGAAAAAGCTGGAGCTCCGTGGAGAAGGGGAAGGCCAAATTTTTGCCTGTAAGTGCGGGTATCGCGAGAAGCTGTCTGCCTTTGAAAAACGCCGAAAAAGCGAATCAAATGGAAAAGTATCGAAACGAGAGGTTCAAAAGTATTTAAATAAGCAGCAAAATAAGGAAGAACCATTAAATAATGCATTTGCTGAAGCATTTAAAAATTTAAAATTAGACTAATGTAAAAAGGAGCCGAACAGGCTCCTTTTGTGTGAAAAAATAAGGCATAAAAGCTTAAGCGATAGCTTTTATTCGTAATACTATCAGGAGAATGGAACATTCTTGCTTTTTGGGTAATATGTTTTCTTATGCTGCGGCTTCCTCATTGGTTTTTTTGATAACATTTCAAGCAAATAAGGAGAACCGTCAGGATTATGCTTTTGCAATAACTCAAAGGTGGATCTTGTATCACTGTCTGCTCTATGGGCGTGTACATTGTGTATACCATGGCCATGAAGCAAAGTATTTAGTTTTTTATTAGCATATCCGTACTCCTTCCATTTAATATTCCGCATAGAACAATACCATTTTCTTTCTGTGAGCTCGGGCATCAGTTCAATTAAAAAGCTGCGGTCAAAAGAAGCGTTGTGGGCTATGAAATAATCAATATCAAAACAGTATGTACGAAGTTCTGTCAGGTCAAACGTTTTATTCTTCAGCATGCCGTCTGTTATCCCAGTGAGATTTGCAATAAAAGATGGGAGTGGAAAAGACGGCTCGTTGAAAGCATGGTATTCTCCCAGTTCCTCAATTACCCTTCCTGAATCTTGATGAAATAAAAATTTTATTATGGATATCTCGATGATTTCATGGGTTGCAGGTGATAAGCCGGTTGTCTCGATATCAACTACGGCACCTGTAGCGATGGTCATTTTGTTAAAAACCTCCTAAATGCTTTTATAAACAGTATAGCGAATTAAGTGTGAATTCCCTAGTGGAATGATTTTATTGTTATTTGAGTATGACTATTATTGCATGGATTGCTGCTTTTTTCCCAAAATGGATCCGTATTCCCGGTACTTTTCGTAACCTTTTCACAAGTTTCTATTATTATTTTTTATGGTCTAAATATGTTTTATTTAAGTTTTTTTGATGACAGGAGCGGAAGGGCCGAGGCTCATGCGGGACAAGCCGGCAAAGGGAGACCCTGCAGGCGGAATTTGCGCCGATAAAATTCCCTTAACCCCGCGGAAAGCGCGTGCCTGGAGCAGAAATCAAAATCCAATTTATAAGAAATTTATATAGCGTCAAAATTTACAGAAAGAGCCCTTTGTAAAGATTTATACTTGATTTTTTTCCTTAAAGTTTGTAAAATATTTGTTTGTAAGAGAAAAAGTGTATCACATATACTTCCTTCGTACATTTATATCTTGCAAATATAAATTGATAGGTGGTAAACAATATGGAAGAAACAAAACCATTCAGAGTATTATTGTATTATAATTATGTAACGATTGATAATCCAGAGGAATTTGCAGCGCAACACCTTGCTTTTTGTAAAGAAATTGGATTAAAGGGCCGTATTTTAGTGGCAAAAGAAGGAATTAACGGTACTGTTTCTGGCACGGAAGAGCAAACGCAAATGTACATGGATACAATGAAAAGTGATCCTAAATTTGCCGATATGGTATTTAAAATAGATGAATCAGATGCTCATGCTTTTAAAAAGATGCATGTCAGACCTAGAAATGAACTCGTTACTTTGCGCTTGGAAGATGATATTAATCCGCATGAAGTAACAGGAAAGTATTTAAGTCCAAAAGAGTTTTTTGAGGCAATGCAGAAAGAAGATACAGTTATTATAGATGCACGAAATGATTACGAATATGACTTAGGTCATTTCCGCAATGCGGTAAGACCTGACATAAAAACCTTCCGGGATCTTCCTGATTGGATTAGAGAAAACAAAGAAGAATTTCAAGGAAAGAAAATTCTAACCTATTGCACAGGCGGCATCCGTTGTGAAAAATTTTCAGGCTGGCTTTTAGAAGAAGGCTTTGAGGATGTTTCTCAGCTTCACGGCGGTATTGTAACTTATGGCAAGGATGCCGAAGTGCAGGGTGAGCTTTGGGACGGACAGTGTTATGTATTTGATTCCAGAATTGCTGTCCCAATTAATCGCAAGGATCACGTGATTGTAGGGAAGGATTACTTCACTGGCGAGCCTTGTGAAAGATATGTTAATTGCGCTAATCCAGAGTGTAATAAGCAAATATTATGTTCTGAAGATAATGAACATAAATATATGAGAAGCTGTACAGACGAATGCCGTGTTCATCCAAGAAACATGTATGTGAAAGAACATGGTTTAACTGAACAAGAAATTGCAGATCGAATCAGCAAATTAGAAGAAGAGAGACTCGTTCAGCAATAAAAAAAAGGTAGCCTCAGGCTATCTTTTTTTGTTAAATTGGATAAAATATACACCATAAGGGGTAATGAGAAAGAGATGTATGGTTTTATCAAGAAATAGCTTTGTTCATTCCTAAGCAGCCTTTATTCATTATCTATGCCAAGGAATAATAACTACTCGGCAGCAAAAAATGATGTTAAGTCTATTTTAAATTTGTTATGCTTATAGAAAGGAGGAATTTTATGGACATTCAAAAAATCATATTATACCTTCACATCCTGGGCATTTGTTTTACCTTCACTCTCACCTACATTATGGGAGCCAATTTGATTCTGCACGTACCCATCAAGCCAGTGTCTATTGTTATCCTTGCATTTGGCTGGGCGTACACAATTAAGCTAAATCCAGTTTTCCACCAGTTGTGGAATAAATGGTTCTCTAGAGACTAAGTGTAAATCTAAATGTAATTAATTAGAACTTCAGCCAAAATGGAAAGTTCTTTTAAGAGAGGGCAGGACTAAAGGACCTTTGCGATGAGCTTTAGAAAGACGGTGCAAAAAGTGAAGTTTAAGCTGAACAAAAAATATCTATCCTATTTAAAAATTGTGATTCCCATTGCATTACTTATATTTATTTATTTTGAATCCAAAAGTGTTGTAAAGGATTTTAATTTTCATTTATTAAAAAAGCATTTGGACGAGCTAAACTGGCGTAACAGCACCTTTATAATTGCAGCTGGAGTTCTTGCTACCTCCCCAATGGTGTTTTATGATATCGTTTTAGATCGTATATTAAATATAAAGATGAAATACAAGGATATTATTCTGTACTCCATTACAACGAATACATACTCAAATTTCATTGGTTTTGGCGGCGTTGCAGGTCTAAGCCTGAGAACCTTTTTTTTAAAGGATTTATACAGAGATAAAGGACAGTTAATAAAAAATATAGCTAAAGTATCTGTCTTTTACTTAGCGGGTTTATCGGTATTAAGCTGGCTGGTTTCGTTCGGATTATTCAGGACGGATTTTCTTTCAGGACTTGTATGGCTGCGCTTTGCTGTGTGGGGACTTTCCCTGTATATCCCTTTTCTCTTGATCAGCTTTTATATAAGCAAAAAAAAGAAAAAAGATTCCCTGCATTTTGGCTCTAAGCATTTATTGTCACTAGTGGTCATTTCTATCTTTGAATGGACGTTTGCGTCAATCTTGTTCTATATTATTTGCCATTTGCTTCATTTACATATTACCTATTTGCATTTATTCCCGATATTCATAGTAGGGGCCTGTGCAGGAATTATCAGCATGATACCGGGAGGCTTGGGCTCTTTTGACCTGGTCTTGATTATGGGTTTGGAATACTATCACCATTCATCAGAGAAAATTCTCCTGGTTCTTCTACTATACAGAATTAGCTACTATCTTATCCCTTTTCTCTTGGGAACAGTGATACTATTAAAGACTTTGTGGACAAAAATCGGCAGGAAATACCAGCAGATTATCTTTGATTTAGCGACAACTGTCAGCCACTGGATCTTAACCATCTTAGTCTTTTCGGCAGGGTTTATTCTACTTGTGTCGGCTGCTCTGCCTGGTGTCCTTGACAGACTTAAATTTCTGAAAGGATTTCTGTCACTGCCCATCATGCAGTTATCCCTACAGCTATCGATTACAGCAGGACTTTTGCTGATCTTATTATCAAGAGGAATAGAGTACAAGGTAAAATGGGCTTATCATGCCACCATTTTTGTCCTTATTCTAGCGGGAATATTGTCGCTTGCAAAGGGACTGGATTATGAAGAAGCCATTTTCCTGTTTTTTGTAGCGGTCATGCTATGGCTCTCCAAGAAGAGATTTTACAGGGTGAATTTTGTCATTACATGGGGGAAGGCAGCTTTTGACATAACGGTTATTCTTCTTTTCGTGATCATCTATTTAGTCATCGGTTATGCAAATTTACCAATGGCAAATGTTAAAATACCGAGTTTTTTCCGCCAGTATATGATTTATGAATCCCACGATTTGTTTAGAAGTGCGTTTATCGGACTCATATTGGCATTGGTTGTCATGCTGTTTGTCTATTTAATGAGAAGGCCATACTCCATTCGGTTTCAGTCGTCCTACACTCAGGTAAAAGATATAAAGCAGCACCTGGAGCGCTACGGAGGAACAGTTTTATCCCATCTTGTTTTCCTTCATGATAAGCATGTTTATTGGGGGCAGGAAAGACAAGTTTTATTTATTTTTGAAAAATATGCGGATAAGCTGGTTGTGCTGGGAGACCCGATAGGCAATGAAGAACTTTTTGGAAAGGCTTTTGAAGAGTTTCAAAATCTTGCTGACCGTTATGGATACACTCCGGTTTATTATCAGGTGAATGGGAACCTGCTGCCTATTTTGCATGAGAACGGCTATGACTTTTTTAAATTAGGGGAGGAAGGATTTGTTCATCTAAAAGAATTTTCTCTTTTTGGCAAAAGAATGAACAACTCCAGGGAACTCAATAGCCAAATGAAGAAATCAGGGTATGATTTTTCCCTGCATCAGCCGCCTTTTTCCAAAGGTCTTATGGATCAGCTGCGCGAAATTTCTGACCAATGGCTTGAAGGGAAGAGTGAAAAAGGTTTTTCTCTTGGTTTTTTTAATGAACATTATTTGAATTTATCTCCTCTTAGTCTTGTGAGAGATCATAATGGAAAAATAATAGCCTTTGCCAGCCTAATGCCTAAATATGATCAGAATAAAACGATATCGGTTGATTTACTGAGGTTTTCTCCGGAGTCACCGGAGGGTGTAACGGACTTTTTGCTATTACAGCTTTTTGAGGCAGCAAATAAAAAAGGGTACGAATATTTCAATCTTGGAATGGCACCGCTGGCCAATGTAGGGTTATCGAAATATTCGTTCTTAGGAGAAAAAATAGCTTCTCAAATTTTTACACATGGAGACTATCTGAATCAATTCCAAGGCTTGAAGAAATTCATGGAAAAATATGCAGATTCCTGGGAGGCCAAATTTTTAGCATACAGGAAGAAAACTTCCTTGCCGATCACAATGATTCAAATATTATTGCTTATTTCAAAGAAACGCCCCAATTCCTGAAAGGGAATTATGAAATGCACCCCAATTGTTAGACACCAGTCTAACAATTGGAGGTGCTTTTCTTATGACTAAATTTACAGACATAGATAAAATAAACGCAGTAAAACGCTATCTAAGTGGAAAAGAAAGTCTACAGACTATCGCTGATTCTATTAGGGTTAATAAATCGGTTTTTCTAAACTGGGCTCAACAATACCGATATCATGGAGAAAAAGCTTTTGAAAAAGTCTATGCAACCTACACTTGGGAGTATAAACTAGACGTACTTAATTATATGAATGAGCACGGGACGTCTATAAGAGAAACAGCTGCGATTTTTAACATTCCAGCTCCTTCTACACTTACCAATTGGAGAAAGCAATTAGAAATGGAAGGATTAGATGGCCTGAAAATGAAGAAAAAGGGGCGTTCATCCATGGAAAAAGACAATCGAAAGAAGCCAGTTGACGGATCAGTTGAAGCTTTGAAAGAAGAGGTAGAGCGTCTGCGAATGGAGAATGCTTACTTAAAAAAGTTGAATACCTTAGTTCAAAACAGGGAAAAATCACCAAACAAGATAAAACGAAAGTAGTCTATGAACTAAGGACAGAATTCCCGGTGATCGCACTTC is a genomic window containing:
- the trhO gene encoding oxygen-dependent tRNA uridine(34) hydroxylase TrhO, whose amino-acid sequence is MEETKPFRVLLYYNYVTIDNPEEFAAQHLAFCKEIGLKGRILVAKEGINGTVSGTEEQTQMYMDTMKSDPKFADMVFKIDESDAHAFKKMHVRPRNELVTLRLEDDINPHEVTGKYLSPKEFFEAMQKEDTVIIDARNDYEYDLGHFRNAVRPDIKTFRDLPDWIRENKEEFQGKKILTYCTGGIRCEKFSGWLLEEGFEDVSQLHGGIVTYGKDAEVQGELWDGQCYVFDSRIAVPINRKDHVIVGKDYFTGEPCERYVNCANPECNKQILCSEDNEHKYMRSCTDECRVHPRNMYVKEHGLTEQEIADRISKLEEERLVQQ
- the mprF gene encoding bifunctional lysylphosphatidylglycerol flippase/synthetase MprF, whose product is MSFRKTVQKVKFKLNKKYLSYLKIVIPIALLIFIYFESKSVVKDFNFHLLKKHLDELNWRNSTFIIAAGVLATSPMVFYDIVLDRILNIKMKYKDIILYSITTNTYSNFIGFGGVAGLSLRTFFLKDLYRDKGQLIKNIAKVSVFYLAGLSVLSWLVSFGLFRTDFLSGLVWLRFAVWGLSLYIPFLLISFYISKKKKKDSLHFGSKHLLSLVVISIFEWTFASILFYIICHLLHLHITYLHLFPIFIVGACAGIISMIPGGLGSFDLVLIMGLEYYHHSSEKILLVLLLYRISYYLIPFLLGTVILLKTLWTKIGRKYQQIIFDLATTVSHWILTILVFSAGFILLVSAALPGVLDRLKFLKGFLSLPIMQLSLQLSITAGLLLILLSRGIEYKVKWAYHATIFVLILAGILSLAKGLDYEEAIFLFFVAVMLWLSKKRFYRVNFVITWGKAAFDITVILLFVIIYLVIGYANLPMANVKIPSFFRQYMIYESHDLFRSAFIGLILALVVMLFVYLMRRPYSIRFQSSYTQVKDIKQHLERYGGTVLSHLVFLHDKHVYWGQERQVLFIFEKYADKLVVLGDPIGNEELFGKAFEEFQNLADRYGYTPVYYQVNGNLLPILHENGYDFFKLGEEGFVHLKEFSLFGKRMNNSRELNSQMKKSGYDFSLHQPPFSKGLMDQLREISDQWLEGKSEKGFSLGFFNEHYLNLSPLSLVRDHNGKIIAFASLMPKYDQNKTISVDLLRFSPESPEGVTDFLLLQLFEAANKKGYEYFNLGMAPLANVGLSKYSFLGEKIASQIFTHGDYLNQFQGLKKFMEKYADSWEAKFLAYRKKTSLPITMIQILLLISKKRPNS
- a CDS encoding exonuclease domain-containing protein, with the translated sequence MTIATGAVVDIETTGLSPATHEIIEISIIKFLFHQDSGRVIEELGEYHAFNEPSFPLPSFIANLTGITDGMLKNKTFDLTELRTYCFDIDYFIAHNASFDRSFLIELMPELTERKWYCSMRNIKWKEYGYANKKLNTLLHGHGIHNVHAHRADSDTRSTFELLQKHNPDGSPYLLEMLSKKPMRKPQHKKTYYPKSKNVPFS